One window of the Shewanella khirikhana genome contains the following:
- a CDS encoding ABC transporter ATP-binding protein has product MISKLWALFSEHKKLAMTVILVNALVTLAKTVVDPLVMKILVDDALGQKDLELFLITIGVVIFLSISLRTIMFYVDVSKRKLINMITQSKTRELMTRYFNLPYKEVAEKGEGYFISRVYDEPAQVSEKGTHLAVGLFQNVISFIGAFGICVYLSWEVTMALLFIVPILFVLSRRYGRRIYNQSEQEGERHAEFRDDMVRCLETYKLSNLFDLHRRVTESVIGVMSTFLNTTYERNRTSQVYQTLSNIFLSMAESVVLVVAAAAVFLGTMTVGGLLAYMSGFWKMMNALVALIDKIPEISTLLAYFNRVDQFGGEQQPKALNEICHVNLNQVDLGYNHDKIVENFDLQMQQGERLLIQGGNGTGKSTLLHGISGFLEFNGKSELPDQSRISALLSPMNFFKGSLAEHLELDKRSAAHKAVIENMLFDFGLMDKLDRDPIGFSEGEKRKAQIAICLAKDADLYIFDEPLAAVDVGSKDVVMGWINKMTQGKSLMAVLHGDERFYKMFDRQVCLDAHRAAVA; this is encoded by the coding sequence ATGATCTCTAAACTGTGGGCACTTTTTTCTGAACACAAGAAGCTCGCAATGACGGTCATTCTTGTCAATGCACTGGTCACCTTGGCGAAAACCGTGGTTGACCCATTGGTGATGAAAATTTTGGTCGACGACGCCTTGGGGCAGAAAGACCTGGAACTCTTTCTCATTACCATAGGTGTGGTGATCTTCCTGTCCATCAGCTTGCGTACCATCATGTTTTATGTGGATGTGTCCAAGCGCAAACTGATTAACATGATTACCCAATCCAAGACTCGGGAATTAATGACACGGTATTTTAACCTGCCCTATAAAGAAGTTGCCGAAAAGGGAGAGGGCTATTTTATCAGTCGAGTCTACGATGAGCCTGCTCAAGTATCTGAAAAGGGCACTCACCTGGCTGTTGGCCTGTTTCAGAACGTTATTTCATTTATTGGTGCCTTCGGTATATGTGTCTATCTGTCATGGGAAGTAACCATGGCACTGCTATTCATTGTTCCAATTCTGTTTGTGTTGTCGCGTCGCTACGGCCGTCGCATCTACAATCAGAGTGAGCAGGAAGGTGAGCGTCACGCCGAGTTCCGCGACGATATGGTGCGCTGTCTCGAGACCTATAAACTCAGCAACCTGTTCGACCTGCACCGTCGCGTAACAGAATCTGTCATCGGGGTTATGAGCACCTTCCTGAATACGACCTATGAGCGAAACCGTACATCTCAGGTGTACCAGACGTTGTCAAACATCTTCCTGTCGATGGCAGAATCAGTAGTATTGGTGGTTGCAGCTGCGGCAGTATTTCTGGGCACCATGACAGTTGGAGGGTTGTTGGCTTACATGAGTGGCTTCTGGAAGATGATGAATGCACTGGTAGCCTTAATTGATAAAATTCCAGAAATATCAACATTGCTGGCTTATTTTAATCGTGTCGATCAGTTTGGCGGCGAGCAGCAGCCCAAAGCGCTGAACGAGATCTGCCATGTGAATCTGAATCAAGTGGATTTGGGGTATAACCACGACAAGATAGTGGAGAACTTTGATCTGCAAATGCAGCAGGGCGAACGGCTGCTGATCCAGGGCGGTAATGGCACAGGCAAGAGTACCCTGTTGCACGGAATTTCGGGTTTCCTGGAGTTTAATGGGAAATCCGAGTTGCCTGATCAGAGTCGGATTAGCGCTTTGCTGTCACCAATGAACTTCTTTAAGGGCTCGCTGGCAGAGCACCTTGAGTTGGATAAACGTTCCGCAGCGCATAAAGCAGTGATTGAGAACATGCTGTTTGACTTCGGTTTGATGGACAAATTGGATCGAGACCCCATAGGTTTCTCTGAGGGCGAAAAGCGTAAGGCGCAAATAGCCATCTGCCTTGCCAAGGACGCCGATCTCTACATCTTCGATGAGCCACTGGCTGCAGTTGACGTCGGTAGTAAAGACGTGGTCATGGGCTGGATAAATAAGATGACCCAAGGTAAGAGCCTTATGGCGGTGCTGCATGGCGATGAGCGGTTTTACAAGATGTTCGATCGCCAGGTATGCCTGGATGCCCATAGAGCGGCAGTCGCATAG
- the lanKC gene encoding class III lanthionine synthetase LanKC, which translates to MYWIERRAGRAVLNYTMLNQSRFSNLGDYRSNNSCYMRLVGDLLPADWKLHYQKGIWCQVRAPNHILVNSGFKIHLSTNFKSASQMLSTVVPVLVELGVTFKFLVDTFALTFINSQTCSKASSGKFITIYPSDLQQFYRVIEQLKPVTAEFEGPYILSDQRVPDSRVLFYRYGAFVNKFRTNLYGEQESLMQLPNGDWVKDSRSNQYQLPEGVADPFALDNSHTGEVVLNDRYLMNSWLADSNKGGVYKGVDRNTGDEVVVKEVRPFINENEQGHADAMVLLDNEARALARLADTGVVPKVIERFREWENSFLVLEMLPGTTLAALRAQEDFALMLMTNPTQHQIREFYQRFLAIAELLLAAVKKAHDAGVIIVDLAPQNIIYDRDQHKLWLIDLEAANIQENDRPEIKIATYGYADINDVRDGKFSNAIDYSAASNVLYNLLFPANEVLVLNPQARAAILNMFMAKFGGTQALLAFVLGIGKDWQQNQRLLVKAQQSLASDLMSLPLGEEYSESQLVADKQAICQAIRASTAVKAGEFDYRPDYRVYSSHSLALVHGISGIIWTFRQLGMPVPDTWETQFILELKRQEFSTMAPGVAVGVAGIARTAFALGRPNLAKQMMQQSQHSHWLEQNADLFYGASGWGLTALHLYGQTQDSDYLEMAEFAAKLVQAQLKQDAHGLYIVQEKEAVFHGLAHGAAGVALFLLRLYQVSRTPNYLALGQSLLAFEIAHANEESGFINWQRSPDLAVITPYLRVGSAGMIEVLLAYYQETAQENYLDIAEKAGQYLQGKLSITTGYLNGMAGLGNAFVCLFEVTNKPEYWLEAKRYAEQVLVFAQRQDNQINFIGEENIRFTDDLGSGAAGVAWFLNRVINRSGGNFYDL; encoded by the coding sequence ATGTATTGGATTGAGCGTCGAGCCGGAAGAGCGGTTCTCAACTACACCATGTTAAATCAGTCTCGTTTTAGCAATCTTGGAGATTACCGCAGCAATAACAGCTGCTATATGCGCCTGGTGGGTGATTTGCTGCCGGCTGACTGGAAATTGCATTACCAGAAAGGCATCTGGTGCCAGGTACGTGCGCCCAACCATATCCTGGTTAATTCGGGTTTCAAGATCCATCTTTCTACCAACTTTAAATCAGCAAGCCAAATGTTAAGCACAGTGGTCCCGGTGCTGGTGGAGCTGGGGGTGACTTTTAAATTCCTGGTGGATACCTTTGCGCTGACCTTTATTAACTCGCAAACCTGCAGTAAGGCGAGTTCAGGAAAATTTATCACCATATACCCCAGCGACTTACAGCAATTTTATCGGGTGATTGAGCAGTTGAAGCCGGTGACGGCGGAGTTTGAAGGGCCCTACATCTTGTCCGATCAGCGTGTACCCGATAGCCGGGTGCTGTTTTATCGCTATGGCGCATTCGTTAACAAGTTCCGCACCAATCTTTACGGTGAACAAGAGTCGTTGATGCAACTGCCAAACGGCGACTGGGTGAAGGATTCCCGCAGCAACCAGTATCAGCTGCCAGAAGGGGTTGCCGATCCTTTTGCCCTGGATAACAGCCACACTGGTGAGGTTGTGCTTAATGATCGCTACCTGATGAATAGCTGGTTGGCCGACTCCAATAAGGGAGGGGTTTATAAGGGGGTGGATCGCAACACTGGTGATGAGGTCGTAGTGAAAGAGGTTCGTCCCTTTATCAATGAAAATGAGCAGGGACATGCCGACGCCATGGTATTGCTTGATAACGAAGCACGTGCGTTGGCTCGTTTAGCGGATACAGGTGTTGTCCCCAAAGTGATAGAGCGCTTCAGGGAGTGGGAAAACTCTTTCCTGGTATTGGAAATGCTGCCAGGAACCACCTTAGCTGCCCTGCGCGCTCAGGAAGATTTTGCCCTGATGTTGATGACCAATCCGACTCAGCATCAGATCCGTGAGTTCTATCAGCGCTTCCTGGCTATCGCAGAGCTGTTGCTGGCTGCGGTGAAAAAAGCCCATGATGCCGGCGTGATCATCGTTGATTTGGCTCCGCAGAACATTATTTACGATCGCGATCAGCATAAACTGTGGTTGATTGATTTGGAGGCGGCCAATATTCAGGAAAATGACCGACCTGAAATAAAAATTGCGACTTATGGCTACGCCGATATTAACGATGTCCGTGACGGTAAATTCAGTAATGCCATCGACTACAGTGCGGCTTCCAATGTGCTCTATAACCTGCTTTTCCCGGCCAATGAAGTCTTGGTGCTCAACCCACAGGCACGGGCGGCCATATTGAATATGTTTATGGCTAAGTTTGGTGGTACTCAAGCGCTGCTGGCATTCGTGCTCGGGATCGGTAAGGACTGGCAGCAAAACCAACGACTCTTGGTTAAGGCGCAGCAGTCTCTGGCTTCGGACCTTATGTCGCTTCCCTTGGGCGAAGAATACAGTGAGTCACAATTGGTTGCCGATAAACAGGCTATCTGTCAGGCCATCAGAGCTAGCACAGCAGTGAAAGCTGGGGAATTTGACTATCGCCCGGATTATCGGGTGTATAGCAGCCACTCTCTGGCTCTGGTGCATGGCATCAGCGGCATAATCTGGACCTTCAGACAACTGGGGATGCCGGTGCCTGACACCTGGGAAACGCAGTTCATTCTTGAATTGAAACGCCAAGAGTTTTCGACCATGGCTCCAGGTGTTGCTGTTGGGGTGGCTGGAATTGCCCGTACCGCCTTTGCGCTGGGACGGCCCAATTTAGCGAAGCAAATGATGCAGCAGAGCCAGCATTCGCACTGGTTAGAGCAAAACGCCGATCTGTTTTATGGCGCATCCGGTTGGGGGCTGACCGCACTGCATCTGTACGGTCAAACTCAAGACAGCGACTATTTAGAGATGGCGGAGTTTGCTGCAAAGCTGGTGCAGGCCCAATTAAAGCAAGATGCGCACGGCCTTTACATAGTGCAGGAAAAAGAGGCTGTCTTTCACGGGCTGGCCCACGGTGCTGCCGGTGTTGCCCTGTTTCTGTTGCGCCTGTATCAGGTTTCCCGCACCCCGAACTATCTGGCGTTGGGCCAGTCGCTACTCGCCTTCGAGATAGCACATGCCAACGAAGAGTCGGGCTTCATCAACTGGCAACGGTCGCCCGATTTAGCAGTAATTACGCCTTATCTGCGTGTGGGTAGTGCGGGCATGATTGAAGTACTGTTGGCCTATTACCAAGAAACTGCTCAAGAAAACTACTTGGATATAGCTGAAAAAGCAGGCCAATACCTGCAAGGCAAGCTCTCTATCACCACTGGTTATCTGAATGGTATGGCTGGCTTGGGGAACGCATTTGTCTGCTTGTTTGAGGTTACCAACAAGCCGGAATACTGGTTGGAAGCCAAACGCTATGCCGAACAGGTGTTGGTTTTTGCCCAGCGTCAGGATAACCAAATCAACTTCATTGGCGAAGAGAATATCCGCTTCACCGACGACCTGGGATCGGGGGCCGCGGGCGTGGCTTGGTTCCTGAATCGTGTAATTAATCGTAGCGGGGGAAACTTTTATGATCTCTAA